A window of Plutella xylostella chromosome 19, ilPluXylo3.1, whole genome shotgun sequence contains these coding sequences:
- the LOC105387348 gene encoding guanine nucleotide-binding protein subunit beta-5, whose protein sequence is MAGGAEETLAALLREAEALKARLEEERQKLNDVTLASVAERLEAVNFPNLKPRRVLKGHQSKVLAADWAPDKRRLVSSSQDGKVIVWDAFTASKEQTFSMPSTWVMAAAYAPSGNMVAAGGLDNKVTVWALGEEGEGARRRTVATGTAYMSCCVFAHSERQLLTGGGDGACALWDVESGQLLQAFPGHGADVSALDLAPSDAGDTFASAGADRAVLLWDARTPHAVQAFDAHDSDVNCVRFHPGGDALASGADDAACRLWDLRADREVAAYRKEALLFGVAAVEWSVSGRLLFAGYHDHTACAWDALRVSRVAVLCGHEHRVSAVRRSPDGTALATASWDATLRIWA, encoded by the exons TGGCGTCGGTGGCGGAGCGGCTGGAGGCGGTGAACTTCCCCAACCTGAAGCCGCGGCGCGTGCTGAAGGGGCACCAGAGCAAGGTGCTGGCGGCGGACTGGGCGCCCGACAAGCGCCGCCTCGTGTCCTCCTCGCAG GACGGCAAGGTGATCGTGTGGGACGCGTTCACGGCGAGCAAGGAGCAGACGTTCTCCATGCCCAGCACGTGGGTGATGGCGGCGGCGTACGCGCCCAGCGGCAACATGGTGGCGGCGGGCGGGCTGGACAACAAGGTGACGGTGTGGGCGCTGGGCGAGGAGGGCGAGGGCGCGCGGCGCCGCACCGTGGCCACGGGCACGGCCTACATGTCGTGCTGCGTGTTCGCGCACTCGGAGCGGCAGCTGCTGacgggcggcggcgacggcgcgTGCGCGCTGTGGGACGTGGAGTCGGGGCAGCTGCTGCAGGCCTTCCCCGGCCACGGCGCCGACGTGAGCGCGCTGGACCTGGCGCCCAGCGACGCGGGCGACACGTTCGCCTCCGCCGGCGCCGACCGCGCCGTACTGCTGTGGGACGCGCGCACGCCGCACGCCGTGCAGGCCTTCGACGCGCACGACTCGGACGTGAACTGCGTGCGCTTCCACCCGGGCGGGGACGCGCTGGCGTCGGGCGCGGACGACGCGGCGTGCCGGCTCTGGGACCTGCGCGCCGACCGCGAGGTGGCCGCCTACCGCAAGGAGGCGCTGCTGTTCGGCGTGGCGGCCGTGGAGTGGTCGGTGTCGGGACGGCTGCTGTTCGCCGGCTACCACGACCACACGGCGTGCGCGTGGGACGCGCTGCGCGTGAGCCGCGTGGCCGTGCTGTGCGGGCACGAGCACCGCGTGTCCGCCGTGCGCCGCTCGCCCGACGGCACCGCGCTCGCTACCGCCTCCTGGGACGCCACGCTCCGG ATCTGGGCTTGA